Part of the Anopheles coluzzii chromosome 3, AcolN3, whole genome shotgun sequence genome is shown below.
CTCGGACGGAGAGCGTTGAAAATCATTTCGCTGGTCTGCACCTGCCGCCGTTTCCCACGGATCGGATCAGTTTCGGAGCTTGGCCGGGTTCGGACCGTCATCGGCCGTTACTGGGGCGAGGTGGCGTATCGCTGCTCTTTCTCTATGGGGCGCGCACACGTTCGTCCCACGGTCGCCGCAacgggtgtgtgtgctcgcgagcgcgttttttttatcaggGTTGTTTGTTatgctgtgttgtttttttttgttttttttttttttttgctgctcattCCGTCTCCCCCTGCGCGGTTTAAATATGCTGCGAGCGGTTCCGCTGATGGTGGCACATGTACGAACACGTTCCGCGCCTTCTcagcaagtgtgtgtgtgtgtgtgcgtggttgtGCGTTTTTATCTGGCATTGCAAAATAACTCCCCCCAGGGTGGTGGGAATGGAGCACGGACGAGGCCACACTCTCCACGCTCCCTTTGATGGATGCGTTCGACAAACTGCTGGCTGGTGGAGCAAGAGGTTGAAATGCAACGGGTGGATGGTGTTGGATTGGAAAGAGTAACTTGATCGTGAATCATAATAAacacgcgctgctgctgctgccgttacCGCCGTTCATTGATGAATCGCTCTGACCGGGGCCTTTTTTTCTGCGCTCGTCTCTTCCACCGCTTCTCGGCGTGTTGTTGGGCGGTGGAAACGATAAGCGGCATGGGGCAGAAGCGGTGGCGACGGCCGGAGAAAAGGGATGATGAAACATGCTGCCGAGACGCAATGTTGTCAATCGGGCAAATCGGGGGTTGCATTGTAGCACGCGCGTTTGCGGCTGGCGCCACGGTCGGAGATGCAAATATTTAAATCGTTCCGTGGTTATTGcttgcattgttttgtttgatgtcgGCCGTTTTCGTTGCGATCGGTTTCTAATTGGATTGTTGTCttgttgctgctttttgctttggcgttttcttcaaattttatttattctacATTCTACTTgtataatgtttaaaattcgTCAGCTTTTATGTTGAGACTTTACCTTTATATAAAAAATTGGTGCTATcacattttttacaatttaatcCCCTTTTCCTGTTTCATGTTGGgggaaaaaatgtttaaaatgtatGAACCGTTTTTCCAGACATTTCATCAGgctttccagttttttttaacgtatttttttcatttcacactTTTGCTATTTATAAACCCAACGCTCATCCCTCATTCCGATGCCTTCCAGGGGCCTTCCCCTGTATAAGAATTCCCCCTAGAAGCTAGACGCTACTGCACCGCTTATCGTGGCACGCATGCTGGTTGGCACGTTTAGACACACTTTCTTGCCCAAGAAGGGTCGCTTCTTATGACCTCTTTCTCGCCGTCTTCCCCTTAAGTCTTGCACACTATCGCCGCCGGCACGTTGACTTTCGCGTGTGCGCACGAATTGTGCACACGAAACGCACGGGCTGCACCGCAGCCGAGAACGTAACGGACATTTTCCCCCCCTGCGCTAGAGCCTCGTGCGCCGGTGCGCGTTTGCATCAAGCATTCTTTCCGCTAGGAATGCTTAATTGTGCCCTCGAATGGGGTGATAGGGGGAAGTTTCCTTTAAGCTGGCTGGCGGCAAGCATTCCACGCGCTAAGGGTCAACAGGAGGGGTCCGTTTTAGGGGGAAGAAAACAGGCAGGGAACTCCTGGCGGACGGGAATCTACTTCTTAGTCGGcaggaatcggaattggtGTGATGGTTGCATTGGTTAGGGAATACATTATGCTGGTTACCTTTTTCCTTGCGCTAAGACACTCGCACAAAGCAATGCGTCTTTGGTCGGAAAAGCTAGGAGGGATGATTGTGCAGCCGCAAGGGAAAGGACTATCCGTTTTGGGCAATCGTTCGATTTACTCCAGGTGTACCAGCTGTAAGCTCGAAGGAACTATAAGATGTTTCAAATATTCGTCATTCTGTGGACGTTTGAGGCTTTAGATTCAtataaaatagcaaaaattTTAAAGCACAGATTGAATCTCCGGCTAACAGATTAATTCAGAGGCTCTAAAGAGGTCGTTGGTtctttaatttcctttttaatgtaAATCGCTCAAACCATCTGGCATGATTCCAAAAACCATTACGTCTAATACAAGACCAGGAATTGAGTCTACTACAACTGAATCAGTCTGTTTGAATCAAATCTGAACAGACTCTGTAGGAGAATAGATTCTACTAAAAACAGTGTACGCGGCAAGCTTTACAGaactttaaaaaaaggttttgaaCCTTAGAAAAGGGGTttatacataaattagttctTGCCGAAAATGATGTAAATCCTTTGCATCAAGACCTTGTCTTCCTTGTCCTGAGAACACTGCCTACGAGAAGTACTGTTGATGCTTCCACCAGATAATAGAATTTGAAATCAAACCATATCAACCAACCAACCTGTTTCAACGAGTCCGGAAATTCCACAACAACTGCTCACCATGTTCCAGAATCTCCACCCGACAGCCACACCCAATCGCCATAGCAACCCACTCGTGccataaagttccaccaaacCAATTCATCCAGTCGGCCATCGAAACGCCATTACACATTACGCAAACGGACACGTgctgcgtcgtcgtcgtcgtcggtccAAGCGCATGCTGTATCAGCGCgagcgaacgcgcgcgcgcgagtcCAACGACACAAGAAACCGCTTCCGACATCACCCACTGCCAGCCGGGCGACCCCTGCTTGCGCCGCATGCCGTCTCGTGTCTGCCGCGTGCTGTCCCCGTGCCCATGCGACTCGATATGACCACGCGCGCCCATGCGCAAGCCAGCACCAAGCGAGAACCACCGTCGCCGCGACCGTGGCCTTCTGGGCTGACCTTTGGCGGGTGGCCGGAAGTACCGAAATCGAAAAGGAAGCCAACCAGCTCCATTCCCTCCCGAACTCCCCCCCCAGACCACACAGCCCATTAGTCGTTTGCGTTTCCTCTTTGCGCACACACTCTCTCCTTCCCCAGATTTACATTAACTCGTCTGGCGCCTGGCGGAGGGAGCTAACCACCATCACCCATTCATCCCACCCAAACGGGTAAGCCACCGAGCCAAGAGCTTTGTTTCCGGATCCGGAATGCTACGCTCTGGCCACCACCATAGGCCACGGGCCACAACATccaagccaaaaaaaaaaaaaaagggtctcACGGGCGCACGTTCGACCACGAGCCTATTTGCGCACGATCCGCGGGAGCAAAGAGCATTTACAATCGAAGCGATGAAGATAGGACGGAATGGAGAAAAgccaaagaaaagcaaaaaaaaaaaaaaaacgccatcaTCCCAGCAACGGGCAACGGCGGCTAAAAACGGGAAGCTCGTGTCAAACACACGCTTGTGCTCATGTGGGGTAGGGTAGGACGGAAAAGGGGATTGTGGATCGAGAATCTCCCGAGGTTGGTTCCCACCGTTTTTACCCGCACGagtgctgcggctgctgcctgtagatgatgatgatggccaaGAAGGCGAACCTCCCGAGGAGACGTCTTAACGCGCACGCGGAGTTTTTGGCCTGTGCGCCTGCATGCGCCCCGGCACTACTTCCACTTCCCGTAATTCAAAGCACCACAGCACCGGGCGGGCAGGGCAGGGAGAAAGAAGCCAGAAGACACAACACATAACAGCAGCGGAAGGATGGAGGGAAGGAAGGGAGGTGGACAAAAAGGCCCCGCGCACAAACTGATATGAAAAATACTCCGGCTTCGGCTCCCACGGTCGCAATCGAGCACGCACTCTTGTGgggttttgctgtttgctgtgtgccGGCCCGCTCTGGCAAGACCCGTGCGCACGTTCCAGCGCCGTGCGGCCGAGCGAGAGCGCACGAGCAACTGATACATATATTTCTCCCCTCTGCGTCGTCACCCCGCTGTGGCGTGTTTGCGCAAAAGCCCCTCCACACCCTCCGAAGACGGTACCGAAAGAAGTCCCAAAGAAAGCAGCAGTCCACGGAagaaggagcgagagagagagagagagagagagagagagagagagcaacgcgcatgcatgcatgcatacATTCATGTCTGGGCTCAACCACCAGGCCCTTTTACCACCGAGCCACGCCACCCTTCGTACCGCCGTGCGTCCGCCGGTCCACCGAACATCAGACCCGTGCGAACGAACGAGCGTAGAATGAGAGGGACCCAAAACATAAAAGCGACAGATGGTTACGATTCCCTCCCGTACACagcatagcagcagcagcaacacatttGCAGGTGGTGCCGTTCCAGCGTGTGGGAACGACGATGCGAGCGAGTTTCCCAcggatccgactccgatccgGCAGCCGGGCGCgcacagcacaaacacacacacatacacacggaaAGAAGGGTCGGCTGCGTCTTCTTTCGCTCTTGCTCTCGCTCTTGCTCGCACAGCCGGACGGACTCGCAGCCGGGTAGGGGTGACCCCCGGCCGGCCGGGCCTACGAACCGGCTCGGCAGTATATAAACGCTCGGTGGTGGAAATTTCGATATCATTTCCATTCATTCGTCCGATCAGAGAGGACATACACACTACACATTCTAGCATAACGCGGTTTGGCGTTCGTCGTTTCACTGTCCTTTAACGCAAAAGTACGAGTTCGTGACGTTTGACTGCCATCAAAACATTGgcagaacgagagagagagagaatatcggtgcatttaaagtgaagtgggtgtttgtgtgcatcgGAAGCAAAGTGCATTCTTCAAGAATTGTGCAAGTGCAAAATCGCAGAAAAAAACCGAGCTCCAAGAGAGACTTCTCAGTGAAAGTGCCTTagtgcaaaagcaaacaacaaaaccacacacagatATACAAAATGGATTACGCAAACATGGTGTCAGAGTCGGCCGGCATTAACGGCAAACTGCAGGCGTCGCTCGAACCACTGTCCCGCACCTACCAGTACCGGAAGGTGATGAAGCCGATGCTGGAGCGGAAGCGGCGCGCCCGCATCAACCGCTGCCTCGACGAGCTGAAGGAGCTGATGGTGTCCGCGCTGCAGTCGGAAGGCGAAAACGTGGCCAAGCTGGAGAAGGCCGACATCCTCGAGCTGACCGTGCGCCACCTGCACAAGCTCCGCCGGCAGCAGCGCTTGGCCGCGAACCCGGTGCTCGATGCGGACCGCTTCCGGGCCGGATTCACCCATGCCGCCAACGAGGTGTCGCGCTGTCTCGCCTCCACGCCCGGCGTTGACATCAAGCTCGGCACGAAGCTGATGACGCACCTCGGCCACCGGCTGAACGATCTCGACAAAGTGTCCCCCCTGTCCGTGCACGTAGAgtccagcggcagcagcagcaccggcaacAGTGGCAGCTCCCGCAGCCCATCGCCTCCGATCTCACCGTTCTCGGCCGCATCGTCCTCGTCCGGCGATGTCCCCATGTACCAGATGCCGCTGACCCCGCAGTCGTACCGCAGCGAGGAGTCGGGCCTGCTGGCACCCTCCACCACGCCGTCGCCGAACCCGAGCGAGTgcgacgaccaccaccaccaccacaccggcGGTCTGCTCAAGATCCAACAGTCCGGCGAATCCGTCTGGCGGCCGTGGTAAAGCCTCCCTCTACCCGGGCCTCGccatccaaacaaaacaaaacgaaaagaaaccaAATCTCTTCGAATCCATCGATCTCACCACCCGGCACCCGGCAGTTGGATTTTgtgcaacgacgacgacgacgacgacgaccgcgTCGTGGCACCGCGTTGGggggaaaacaaacagcaaaggAACGGTTTGCAGCTTTAAATAGTGTTTAGGAAGTTTAGTAGTGTAGTTAAGCGGCTCAGCACGCGTTCACTTAGGCCAGTGCGTGcgagtgtttttatttcgtatCGGCGTGGAGCTCGAGTGAGAAGCCACCCGATAAGGTTGTTCTTGTTGTAGTTGAATTTGTTGCGAAGAACAATATTCATTGTGATATTACTGTGTACACTGAGGAAGGCCAGCTCAAAGGAAACGTAACACGAAGGGCAGGAGAGTACAAGtggcggagagagagagagagagagaaagagagacagtgaGCTGGCTTcccgcttttttttcttgtttagaTCTATGCATTTACAAAGCCCCAGTTTAGCATTTAGAAAGCAAAGACTTGAAACGGGAGGAAAAGGGATAGGAACAAACAGGAGCAGGATGTacggtttttttctttaactattttttttgtgtgttaggATTGTgaaggaaaggagaaaaaattgCAAAGATTTCCATGATGCAATTGCTGTGATTtcaaaaggaaacaaatcaaaaagCCCAGTTCAAGGAGATCGCAGCTACACGAGATGGGACAGTGGAAGAATGAtcaatctttaaaaaaaagatgttgaagaaaaaaaatacattgctCAAACAATGATTCTtacaaaacataatttcaaCTTTGTTGCTCATTTCGgggtgaaattgggtgggAACGAAAACGAATATATCACAAACCAAAGGGTAAAAGGGATGAAAATGAATCACgggaaaa
Proteins encoded:
- the LOC120960130 gene encoding enhancer of split m7 protein-like, giving the protein MDYANMVSESAGINGKLQASLEPLSRTYQYRKVMKPMLERKRRARINRCLDELKELMVSALQSEGENVAKLEKADILELTVRHLHKLRRQQRLAANPVLDADRFRAGFTHAANEVSRCLASTPGVDIKLGTKLMTHLGHRLNDLDKVSPLSVHVESSGSSSTGNSGSSRSPSPPISPFSAASSSSGDVPMYQMPLTPQSYRSEESGLLAPSTTPSPNPSECDDHHHHHTGGLLKIQQSGESVWRPW